A window from Bdellovibrionales bacterium encodes these proteins:
- a CDS encoding Hsp33 family molecular chaperone HslO produces the protein MKEKVHRFVSNDFTIRIAAVNSTEVVAEMQKLQDTYPLPTVAVGRAMTGALLMASHLKEGQQVGLYFKGDGPLTAVYAEASFEGKVRGYSPVPVYEPANYDTGLKLGPHFGKGMLTVTRHLPFQKQPHNGTVEMVTGEIGDDIAHYLIQSHQIRSLVSLGVYLDTYGKVRAAGGVVLEVMPGVEESLVDKIQKNAEAFKENISKMLLDGAQPIDLVKPYMDGIPFTELEHDHSVEYFCPCTKDRVVRALETLGLAELEDMILKKEPAEVVCQMCGRPYEVPVEELSELAEKIHKGSLH, from the coding sequence ATGAAAGAAAAAGTCCACCGTTTCGTATCGAATGATTTTACAATCCGCATCGCAGCGGTGAACTCCACAGAAGTTGTTGCGGAAATGCAGAAGCTCCAGGACACCTATCCGTTGCCAACGGTGGCCGTCGGTCGCGCGATGACGGGGGCGCTTCTCATGGCAAGTCACCTGAAAGAAGGTCAACAAGTTGGTCTTTACTTTAAAGGCGACGGCCCACTCACGGCTGTTTACGCAGAAGCCAGCTTCGAAGGAAAAGTCCGCGGTTATTCTCCGGTGCCGGTTTATGAGCCGGCAAATTATGACACCGGCCTCAAGCTCGGGCCTCATTTCGGTAAAGGGATGCTCACGGTGACTCGTCACTTGCCATTCCAAAAACAGCCGCACAACGGAACGGTTGAAATGGTGACGGGTGAAATCGGCGACGATATCGCTCACTACTTGATTCAATCCCATCAGATCCGCAGCCTTGTTTCATTGGGAGTTTACTTGGACACCTATGGTAAAGTGCGTGCGGCAGGTGGTGTGGTGCTTGAAGTCATGCCGGGTGTGGAAGAATCGCTCGTTGATAAAATTCAAAAAAATGCAGAGGCCTTCAAAGAGAATATTTCAAAAATGCTCTTAGACGGGGCCCAGCCGATTGATCTTGTGAAGCCTTATATGGATGGAATTCCATTCACGGAGCTCGAGCACGATCACAGCGTGGAATACTTCTGCCCATGCACAAAGGATCGCGTCGTACGTGCGCTGGAGACTCTCGGATTGGCGGAGCTTGAAGACATGATCTTGAAGAAAGAGCCGGCTGAAGTTGTCTGTCAAATGTGCGGACGTCCTTACGAAGTTCCGGTGGAAGAACTTTCAGAACTCGCCGAGAAAATCCATAAAGGCAGCCTTCACTAA
- a CDS encoding histidine phosphatase family protein has product MKVYLFRHGQKDSQPFEDPDLTGLGHQQANKLAELIRNGTLLKGTQFLASPRKRAQSTLNPAAAFCAAPIQVISGLDQRTTFENSDAFRSRIQQTVNSLEKKFSNDDVIYLCSHHDWIEESLSVIPSDTDLLDPRYWSWRPAQYMHFEVAEGLWVLKTFNKVEP; this is encoded by the coding sequence ATGAAAGTCTACCTTTTTCGCCATGGACAAAAAGACTCCCAACCCTTTGAAGACCCTGATCTCACGGGTTTAGGCCATCAACAAGCAAACAAGCTGGCAGAGCTCATCCGCAATGGGACTCTTCTGAAAGGCACGCAGTTCTTGGCTTCACCGCGAAAACGCGCTCAGAGCACACTCAATCCAGCGGCGGCATTTTGCGCGGCTCCGATCCAGGTGATCAGTGGCCTCGATCAACGCACAACATTTGAAAACAGCGACGCGTTTCGTTCACGCATTCAACAAACAGTGAATTCACTCGAAAAGAAATTTTCCAACGACGACGTGATTTATTTATGTTCTCACCACGATTGGATTGAAGAATCTCTTTCAGTGATTCCGTCAGACACGGACCTGCTGGATCCGCGCTACTGGAGCTGGAGACCGGCTCAGTACATGCACTTTGAAGTCGCCGAAGGGCTGTGGGTTTTAAAAACTTTCAACAAGGTAGAACCATGA
- a CDS encoding fumarylacetoacetate hydrolase family protein — MIRNIWAIGRNYAEHAKELGNEVPTEPLIFLKAGSTAVMNTSDFALPKWATDVHHEVELALLFDDQLKVHKAAVALDLTERTLQSKLKAKGSPWTLAKSFTNSCPLSDFFPVGSLDELKKLDISLTVNGDLRQKGNTSQMIFSLEKQIEYVLAHFPVGPGDVLLTGTPSGVAGIKPGDALVAEIHGKVQKRWTVR; from the coding sequence ATCATTAGAAATATTTGGGCCATCGGACGTAACTACGCGGAGCACGCAAAAGAGCTCGGCAATGAAGTTCCCACGGAACCGTTGATTTTTTTAAAGGCCGGTAGCACCGCTGTAATGAACACTTCTGACTTTGCATTGCCGAAGTGGGCAACCGATGTTCATCACGAAGTCGAATTGGCTTTGCTTTTCGATGATCAGCTGAAAGTACACAAAGCCGCCGTGGCTCTGGATCTGACAGAAAGAACTTTGCAATCAAAACTCAAAGCCAAAGGTTCACCATGGACGCTGGCAAAATCGTTCACGAACTCCTGCCCGCTTTCTGATTTTTTCCCAGTGGGTTCCTTGGATGAACTCAAGAAGCTCGATATCTCGCTCACTGTGAACGGCGATCTTCGCCAAAAAGGCAATACCTCACAGATGATCTTCTCTCTTGAAAAGCAGATTGAGTACGTACTGGCGCACTTTCCGGTCGGCCCTGGCGACGTGCTTCTGACAGGGACTCCTTCAGGCGTTGCGGGCATTAAGCCCGGCGATGCGCTGGTCGCTGAGATCCACGGCAAAGTTCAGAAGCGCTGGACAGTTCGCTAG
- a CDS encoding YkgJ family cysteine cluster protein — MGHHSKQHPCLSCGACCAHFRVAFYWREAEPDGIWKVPIKLTVDLDSTYRCMKGTEVKHQNKCIALTGRIGRDAHCSIYQNRPTPCRNFIASYEDGKHHPRCDEAREHHGLRPLRKDDYAGVELPPPPSKSPQIET; from the coding sequence GTGGGTCATCACTCCAAACAACATCCTTGCCTGAGCTGCGGCGCCTGCTGTGCGCATTTCCGCGTTGCTTTTTATTGGCGAGAGGCCGAACCCGATGGCATCTGGAAAGTTCCGATCAAGCTCACTGTGGATTTAGATTCCACATACCGCTGCATGAAAGGCACAGAAGTAAAACACCAAAACAAGTGTATCGCCCTGACCGGCCGGATCGGGCGCGATGCCCATTGCAGTATTTATCAAAACCGCCCCACTCCGTGCCGCAACTTTATAGCCTCCTATGAGGACGGCAAGCACCATCCGCGCTGCGATGAGGCCCGTGAACACCACGGATTACGCCCACTTCGCAAAGATGATTACGCAGGTGTGGAACTGCCTCCGCCGCCAAGTAAATCGCCTCAAATTGAGACATAG
- a CDS encoding ankyrin repeat domain-containing protein produces MNTTSLEHPEFDWAREGNRVALAEFFRHGGSVNVKNAKGYSLLMLAAYNDHWGTCAWLIQKGADVNSIDISGNSVLMGSCFKGHVRIVKLLLSSGADPFLQNCYGMTALDLAKAFGRHEVVRVLTGDTFTTPERLSNVVKLITRRIASQPTSSYKERSQDDSLN; encoded by the coding sequence ATGAACACAACTTCATTAGAGCACCCTGAATTTGACTGGGCCCGCGAAGGCAACCGCGTCGCACTCGCCGAATTTTTCCGGCATGGCGGTTCGGTGAATGTCAAAAATGCCAAGGGCTATTCACTCCTGATGCTGGCCGCTTACAATGATCATTGGGGAACTTGTGCGTGGCTCATACAAAAGGGCGCCGATGTGAACTCGATTGATATTTCTGGCAATAGTGTGCTGATGGGAAGCTGCTTTAAAGGTCACGTGCGCATCGTGAAGCTGTTGCTGAGCTCGGGCGCGGATCCGTTTTTACAAAACTGTTATGGAATGACGGCGTTAGATTTGGCGAAAGCCTTTGGCCGCCACGAAGTCGTGCGAGTTCTCACAGGCGACACCTTCACCACCCCCGAAAGACTCTCGAATGTGGTGAAACTGATTACGCGAAGAATTGCGTCGCAACCTACTTCGTCATACAAGGAAAGGTCGCAAGACGATTCCCTAAACTGA
- a CDS encoding GNAT family N-acetyltransferase, which yields MILRPFQLSDAKTVQHLAGNKEITSRTGMIPYPYPDGLAESWIQGHPTGFANGTEVVCAITLKGNGELVGCMSLAGISKKHQKGEIAYWVAVDHWGKGYCTEAGQVLVKYAFEQLKLNKITSRHKVTNPASGKVMQKLGMSYEGTLRQEMFSEGVFVDLAVYGLLKSEYSTNS from the coding sequence TTGATCTTAAGACCCTTCCAGCTGAGCGACGCCAAAACCGTGCAGCATTTGGCGGGCAACAAAGAGATCACTTCAAGAACCGGGATGATTCCGTATCCATATCCGGATGGCTTAGCAGAGAGCTGGATCCAAGGACATCCCACAGGTTTTGCGAATGGCACGGAGGTCGTTTGCGCGATAACTCTGAAAGGGAACGGCGAACTTGTAGGTTGCATGTCTCTTGCGGGTATTTCCAAGAAACACCAAAAGGGTGAGATCGCCTACTGGGTGGCCGTCGATCACTGGGGCAAAGGCTATTGCACTGAAGCGGGGCAAGTCCTTGTAAAATATGCTTTCGAACAACTGAAACTGAACAAGATCACTTCGCGCCACAAAGTTACGAATCCAGCTTCGGGGAAAGTCATGCAGAAGCTGGGGATGAGCTACGAGGGCACTCTCCGCCAAGAGATGTTCTCCGAAGGAGTGTTCGTCGATCTCGCAGTCTATGGTCTGCTAAAGTCCGAGTATTCGACAAACTCATAG
- the pruA gene encoding L-glutamate gamma-semialdehyde dehydrogenase — MSDIQAQILAKGEEILKNMEGQSKASIFSKDFWYGSIMEWSMKNEKFKTNMFRFVDVLPSLNSGDEVSRHLKEYFSEDGGKLPPVFNVGLGLGSLAPGLMAGAIKKNVVGMAQMFITGENPDEALPVLKKARKNKMTFTVDILGEAILSEKEAQEYTNKYVELVNWLAKDAEKWDEIPQIDRDHEGAIPKVNVSVKMTALYSQIKDLAWDETKKILKDRMRPVFRLGMEKGVFINLDMEHYGVKHLTLEVFTELINEPEFKNYKYFGIVIQAYLRDSFEDIKAMTDFAQKRGTPFWVRLVKGAYWDYETIEAEQRGWPIPVYTNKAESDANYEVCAKYLLENIKHIRPAFASHNVRTLAACMVYAEKLGIPKAALEFQMLYGMAEPVKKTIVDMGYRLREYAPVGELIPGMAYLVRRLLENSSNESWLRGKFADNKSTAELLKDPAQGLTPTSSQVVKKPGKFYNEPLLDFAVKADREKMLKALSDFKATLPVNVPLHINGKEIQTSKIFDRVNPSESAQVVGKINMASIEHAEQAMQAAQTAYKTWKNVPCEQRAAMVDKLADIMVRDRFKLIATQVLEVGKPWAEADGDIGEAIDFCRYYARDMRNLQKPLRVGGLPGELSHYIYKSRGVTAVIAPWNFPLAILAGMVTAAAVTGNTVVMKPAEQSSVVAWGLMKMIAEAGFPAGVINFLPGYGEEVGEYIVNHKFTTTIAFTGSKAVGLHILNRASHVQAGQTHVKRCIIEMGGKNAVIIDNDADLDEAVDGVLYSAFGFSGQKCSAASRVIVLDEVYDRFTDRLVEAAKSIDVLSAENPKAYMGPVVDQEAHQRILNTIAEAEKTNKLLFKGQVPTTGFFAPPTIFGNVPGDSKLAQQEIFGPVVAVIRAKDLDQALEIANSTEYALTGGMFSRSPANIARVKEEFEVGNLYINRGITGAMVDRHPFGGFKMSGIGSKTGGPDYLKQYMEPAAVTENTLRRGFAPAEE; from the coding sequence ATGTCAGATATTCAGGCGCAGATTCTCGCTAAGGGCGAAGAAATTCTCAAAAACATGGAAGGCCAATCCAAGGCTTCAATTTTCTCTAAAGACTTCTGGTACGGCTCCATCATGGAATGGAGCATGAAGAACGAAAAGTTCAAAACTAACATGTTCCGCTTTGTCGACGTTTTGCCATCGCTCAATTCTGGCGACGAAGTGTCTCGTCACTTGAAAGAATATTTTTCTGAAGACGGCGGCAAGCTTCCTCCAGTGTTCAACGTGGGACTTGGTTTGGGATCACTCGCTCCGGGCTTAATGGCTGGTGCGATTAAGAAAAACGTTGTCGGTATGGCGCAAATGTTCATCACGGGTGAAAATCCCGATGAGGCTCTGCCGGTTTTGAAAAAAGCCCGTAAGAACAAAATGACTTTCACCGTGGACATCTTGGGTGAAGCGATTCTCTCTGAGAAAGAAGCGCAAGAGTACACGAACAAATACGTGGAACTTGTGAACTGGCTCGCGAAAGACGCTGAGAAGTGGGACGAAATTCCGCAAATCGACCGCGATCACGAAGGCGCGATTCCTAAAGTGAACGTGTCTGTAAAAATGACGGCGCTCTACTCGCAAATCAAAGATCTTGCTTGGGATGAGACTAAGAAAATCCTGAAAGACCGCATGCGCCCTGTTTTCCGTTTGGGTATGGAAAAAGGAGTCTTCATTAATCTGGATATGGAACATTACGGTGTTAAGCATTTGACGCTGGAAGTGTTCACCGAGCTCATCAACGAGCCTGAATTCAAAAATTACAAATACTTCGGTATCGTGATCCAAGCTTATCTTCGTGACTCTTTCGAAGACATCAAAGCCATGACAGATTTCGCGCAAAAACGCGGAACTCCGTTCTGGGTTCGCCTTGTGAAAGGCGCTTACTGGGATTATGAAACGATTGAAGCTGAACAACGTGGCTGGCCGATCCCGGTTTACACGAACAAAGCGGAATCCGATGCGAACTATGAAGTTTGCGCGAAGTACTTGCTTGAAAACATCAAACACATCCGCCCTGCTTTTGCTTCCCACAACGTGAGAACTCTTGCAGCGTGCATGGTCTATGCTGAGAAGCTGGGTATTCCAAAGGCGGCTCTTGAGTTCCAAATGCTTTACGGCATGGCCGAACCTGTGAAGAAAACCATCGTCGACATGGGCTACCGCCTGCGTGAATATGCTCCGGTGGGCGAACTCATTCCGGGCATGGCGTACCTTGTTCGCCGTTTGCTTGAGAATTCATCTAACGAATCTTGGTTGCGCGGAAAGTTTGCCGACAACAAATCGACGGCGGAACTTTTGAAAGATCCTGCTCAAGGTTTGACTCCGACCTCTTCACAAGTTGTGAAAAAGCCTGGCAAGTTCTACAACGAGCCTTTACTTGATTTTGCCGTGAAAGCAGACCGCGAAAAAATGCTCAAAGCTTTGAGCGACTTCAAAGCGACATTGCCTGTGAACGTGCCTTTGCACATTAACGGCAAAGAAATTCAAACGAGTAAAATCTTTGATCGCGTGAATCCATCTGAGTCTGCTCAAGTCGTGGGTAAGATCAACATGGCGTCTATCGAGCATGCTGAACAAGCGATGCAAGCGGCACAAACTGCTTACAAAACTTGGAAGAATGTTCCTTGCGAACAACGTGCAGCGATGGTTGATAAGCTCGCGGACATTATGGTTCGCGATCGTTTCAAGTTGATTGCGACTCAAGTGTTGGAAGTTGGTAAACCATGGGCCGAAGCGGATGGCGATATCGGTGAAGCCATCGACTTCTGCCGTTACTACGCTCGCGATATGCGCAATTTACAAAAACCACTTCGCGTGGGTGGTTTGCCTGGTGAGTTGTCTCATTACATCTACAAATCTCGTGGCGTGACGGCTGTTATTGCTCCGTGGAACTTCCCATTGGCAATCTTGGCCGGCATGGTGACGGCAGCAGCTGTGACTGGAAATACCGTTGTGATGAAACCTGCTGAACAGTCGTCAGTGGTTGCTTGGGGCTTGATGAAAATGATCGCTGAAGCGGGCTTCCCTGCTGGCGTGATTAACTTCTTGCCTGGTTACGGTGAAGAAGTTGGTGAATACATCGTGAACCACAAATTCACGACGACCATCGCTTTCACAGGTTCTAAAGCTGTTGGTTTGCACATCTTGAATCGCGCTTCGCACGTTCAGGCTGGTCAAACGCACGTCAAACGTTGCATCATCGAAATGGGTGGGAAGAACGCTGTCATCATCGATAACGATGCGGACCTTGATGAAGCCGTGGATGGAGTTCTTTACTCAGCCTTCGGTTTCAGCGGTCAGAAATGTTCTGCTGCGAGCCGCGTGATTGTATTAGACGAAGTTTATGATCGTTTCACGGATCGTTTGGTTGAGGCTGCAAAATCGATCGACGTTTTGTCTGCTGAAAATCCAAAAGCTTACATGGGCCCGGTTGTGGACCAAGAAGCTCATCAACGTATTTTGAATACCATTGCTGAGGCTGAGAAGACGAACAAACTTCTCTTCAAAGGCCAAGTTCCTACGACAGGCTTCTTTGCTCCGCCTACTATTTTTGGAAATGTTCCAGGAGATTCAAAGCTTGCTCAGCAAGAAATCTTCGGTCCAGTAGTGGCTGTGATTCGCGCAAAAGATTTGGATCAAGCTCTCGAGATCGCTAACAGCACGGAGTATGCTTTGACTGGTGGTATGTTCTCTCGTAGCCCAGCCAACATTGCTCGCGTGAAAGAAGAATTCGAAGTGGGTAACTTGTATATCAACCGTGGTATCACAGGTGCAATGGTTGACCGTCATCCATTTGGCGGTTTCAAAATGTCTGGTATCGGTTCAAAAACCGGCGGTCCAGATTACTTGAAACAGTACATGGAACCGGCAGCGGTCACTGAGAACACTCTCCGCCGCGGCTTCGCTCCGGCGGAAGAGTAG
- a CDS encoding rhomboid family intramembrane serine protease, producing the protein MILPNPEPLSKFHRYPLTWTLLALNVLIYFLFFAGQPDAFQEQKILQTESTIITGKLYHQYLQHLSSFEQSSRASWIYKLNAESDDQMEILGSYALRDADFLGQAESFPYTGDQVAINRWREQAAAFMKFYDEDTMYNFGLNKADKNSITWITYQFSHASLTHLFSNMLFLVVMGTAVETMVGSFALLVIYLLGGIAGGAAFLFYNGHGVIPMVGASASISALLAFYVVAETRRRVRFVYFISPFPGHNGFIYLPTLLIIPLFLLVDFTSLIANPEGIGSGVAYSAHVGGTIFGVITGAFARWVLHVERPLVFVDPVPVPKHEEDRDDYDDEEWF; encoded by the coding sequence ATGATTTTACCTAACCCAGAACCTCTTTCAAAGTTTCATCGCTATCCTCTGACGTGGACGCTGCTAGCCTTGAATGTTCTGATATACTTTCTATTCTTTGCCGGTCAGCCGGATGCTTTTCAAGAGCAAAAGATTTTGCAGACAGAATCAACGATTATTACCGGCAAACTCTATCATCAGTATCTCCAACACCTCAGCAGCTTTGAGCAATCAAGCCGCGCTTCGTGGATTTACAAACTCAACGCCGAGAGCGATGATCAAATGGAAATCCTGGGCTCGTATGCTCTTCGCGATGCGGATTTCCTGGGCCAAGCCGAGAGCTTTCCTTATACGGGGGATCAAGTCGCTATCAATCGCTGGCGCGAGCAAGCAGCGGCTTTCATGAAATTCTACGATGAAGATACGATGTACAACTTCGGTTTGAATAAAGCCGATAAGAACTCTATTACCTGGATCACGTATCAGTTTTCGCACGCGAGTCTCACTCACTTATTTAGTAATATGCTTTTTCTTGTCGTGATGGGAACTGCGGTTGAAACCATGGTGGGTAGTTTTGCGCTTTTAGTGATTTATCTCTTAGGCGGCATCGCCGGTGGTGCAGCATTTTTATTCTATAACGGTCACGGAGTGATTCCGATGGTCGGGGCGAGTGCGTCGATAAGTGCGCTCTTGGCCTTCTACGTGGTGGCTGAGACACGCCGTCGCGTGCGCTTTGTGTATTTCATCTCGCCATTCCCGGGGCATAACGGCTTCATTTATCTGCCAACCTTGTTGATCATTCCGCTTTTCTTGCTGGTCGATTTTACGAGCTTGATCGCCAATCCTGAGGGGATCGGCAGTGGAGTCGCGTACTCAGCCCATGTCGGCGGTACGATCTTTGGTGTGATCACAGGCGCCTTTGCCCGCTGGGTTTTGCACGTCGAGCGTCCGCTGGTATTTGTCGATCCCGTGCCGGTTCCAAAGCACGAAGAAGACCGCGACGATTACGATGACGAAGAGTGGTTTTAG
- a CDS encoding RDD family protein codes for MVVRDLSFSETHPPRNYKPSTPATAQLPLAPVTDRFIAFILDFLILSPVVSFCVAGVLRNLKTVLLLNSDSEEAVVIWALFVVGIVCVSSLVQAFFIYFWQATPGQKFLQLEVISYPQALSDHRKLTFAQSFLRPMGWWFGSLLMGVPFLEILGHPLRRAFHERVSDTLVISHKHEPVDLPLAVETRYISSTLWIFFGFMFVMGLALMGKAYKAAVLEGLNGKKTFSQAYCPSIPTDRYQGQKRLDVALAMYLADEADDACVYTEAQKAVWALEGENKALGNLAMAVIAEDEKEAAAYQDLVCAGSEKSEACAISNYLKSKDKDKGNILRRAGLGLVSSRLLLLKDSMDQKNYASAVGLIKDLEMESPLEGFLNKNLVKAAWILNAQATQKNSRVPASADEKQILQEFKKRYEIE; via the coding sequence ATGGTAGTAAGGGATTTATCATTTTCAGAAACACATCCGCCACGCAATTATAAACCGTCGACACCTGCGACGGCGCAACTGCCGCTGGCTCCAGTCACAGATCGCTTTATCGCCTTCATTTTGGATTTCCTTATCCTTTCTCCGGTTGTGAGTTTTTGTGTCGCTGGAGTGCTCAGAAATCTAAAAACTGTTTTGCTTTTAAACTCTGACTCTGAAGAAGCCGTTGTGATTTGGGCTCTCTTCGTTGTGGGCATTGTTTGTGTGTCTTCATTGGTTCAGGCATTTTTCATCTACTTCTGGCAGGCGACCCCTGGGCAGAAGTTTCTTCAGTTGGAAGTCATCTCCTATCCGCAAGCTTTGAGTGATCATCGCAAACTGACCTTCGCACAATCGTTCTTGCGTCCAATGGGCTGGTGGTTTGGCTCTCTGTTGATGGGAGTGCCATTTCTCGAGATCTTAGGCCATCCTCTGCGTCGTGCTTTTCATGAGCGAGTTTCTGACACTCTCGTGATTTCTCATAAGCATGAACCGGTGGATCTGCCACTGGCGGTCGAGACTCGTTACATCAGTTCGACACTTTGGATTTTCTTCGGCTTCATGTTTGTGATGGGGCTGGCATTGATGGGGAAAGCCTATAAAGCGGCAGTCCTTGAAGGTCTGAACGGTAAGAAGACATTTAGTCAGGCTTATTGTCCAAGCATTCCGACAGATCGCTATCAGGGGCAAAAGCGTCTGGATGTCGCTTTGGCGATGTACTTAGCGGATGAAGCCGACGATGCCTGCGTTTACACCGAAGCTCAGAAGGCTGTTTGGGCTCTCGAAGGCGAAAACAAAGCTCTCGGCAATTTGGCCATGGCTGTTATCGCAGAGGATGAAAAAGAAGCCGCTGCTTATCAGGACCTCGTTTGCGCGGGGAGTGAGAAGTCCGAGGCTTGTGCGATTTCAAACTACTTAAAATCTAAAGATAAAGACAAGGGCAATATCCTGCGTCGCGCGGGTTTAGGTCTTGTGTCTTCGCGTTTGCTTCTTTTGAAAGACTCAATGGATCAGAAGAACTATGCTTCGGCGGTCGGTCTTATCAAGGATCTTGAGATGGAATCTCCGCTCGAGGGGTTCTTAAATAAGAATCTCGTGAAGGCGGCGTGGATCTTGAATGCTCAGGCGACTCAGAAGAACTCTCGTGTTCCTGCGAGTGCCGATGAAAAACAAATTCTTCAAGAGTTCAAGAAACGGTATGAAATCGAATGA
- a CDS encoding carboxy-terminal processing protease, protein MKMKVFEKPGWIPGFLFLLLCIAFGVWTVRKAKPVNAYAQICHFVTEHIYMNGDTVRTWGQNCLKRSELVQPDTAVGNIIEDLNDQFSALHTSHLVIYNAAESKRVWSGESTETGIESGYVEGELVIFKVHRNSPAEAVGLRMGDIIYQINDDLGTPEIAEKTSGKYLIVRNKKITEYKIVAKEIKREENPRVERVSERTARLVVPSFRAEYFEKDQWRKQIAELKKYQKIIVDLRGNLGGNFVAGLRFLSPFMCGSQDIGYLWKPKSKLKKEAVLPDDLDDEHQVEILDESFLVRLLTFEDYDCLTASVAVLVDSSSASTAEMVAQALKDYIGAKIFGSASAGQLLVGVWYPLPALSQGVKISVPEAIYQTKRGHKIEGPGVQVDKVLYYHLGELQNGEDSWVKTAVQLF, encoded by the coding sequence ATGAAGATGAAGGTCTTCGAAAAGCCAGGATGGATTCCTGGCTTTTTATTTTTACTACTGTGTATAGCCTTCGGTGTTTGGACGGTTCGTAAAGCAAAACCCGTCAACGCCTATGCACAGATTTGCCATTTCGTGACCGAGCACATCTACATGAATGGCGACACGGTCCGAACTTGGGGCCAGAATTGTTTGAAGCGCTCCGAACTTGTTCAGCCAGATACCGCAGTCGGCAACATCATCGAAGATCTCAATGATCAATTCTCGGCACTCCACACCTCTCACTTAGTGATTTACAATGCTGCCGAGTCAAAACGAGTCTGGAGCGGCGAGAGTACAGAGACCGGTATAGAGTCCGGCTACGTCGAAGGGGAGCTTGTCATCTTTAAAGTTCACCGCAATTCCCCGGCGGAGGCTGTCGGCCTTCGCATGGGTGATATCATTTACCAAATTAACGATGACCTCGGCACTCCGGAAATCGCAGAGAAAACCTCGGGCAAATACCTTATTGTCAGGAATAAAAAAATCACTGAATACAAAATCGTCGCAAAAGAAATTAAGCGCGAAGAAAACCCCCGCGTCGAGCGGGTTTCAGAGCGCACGGCAAGGCTCGTTGTCCCTTCTTTCCGTGCGGAGTATTTTGAAAAAGATCAGTGGCGAAAGCAGATCGCAGAACTTAAGAAGTATCAGAAAATCATCGTCGACTTGCGCGGCAATTTGGGCGGGAATTTCGTCGCAGGTCTTCGGTTTTTGTCGCCGTTTATGTGCGGCTCTCAGGATATCGGGTATTTGTGGAAGCCAAAATCCAAACTTAAAAAAGAAGCCGTATTGCCTGATGATCTCGATGATGAACACCAGGTGGAGATTCTGGATGAGTCTTTTCTTGTTCGGCTTTTAACTTTTGAGGACTATGACTGCTTAACGGCGTCGGTCGCGGTTCTCGTCGACTCGAGCAGTGCTTCGACGGCCGAGATGGTGGCGCAGGCATTGAAGGATTATATCGGAGCAAAAATCTTCGGCTCGGCCAGTGCAGGTCAGTTGCTGGTGGGTGTTTGGTATCCATTGCCAGCTTTGTCTCAGGGCGTAAAAATCTCCGTGCCTGAAGCGATTTATCAGACGAAGCGGGGCCACAAGATCGAAGGTCCAGGAGTCCAGGTCGATAAAGTTCTCTATTATCATTTGGGAGAGCTACAGAATGGCGAAGACAGTTGGGTGAAGACTGCGGTGCAACTGTTTTAG